In Oenanthe melanoleuca isolate GR-GAL-2019-014 chromosome 9, OMel1.0, whole genome shotgun sequence, the following are encoded in one genomic region:
- the TRA2B gene encoding transformer-2 protein homolog beta isoform X2, whose product MSTRRRHIGNRANPDPNCCLGVFGLSLYTTERDLREVFSKYGPIADVSIVYDQQSRRSRGFAFVYFENVEDAKEAKERANGMELDGRRIRVDFSITKRPHTPTPGIYMGRPTYGSSRRRDYYDRGYDRGYDDRDYYSRSYRGGGGGGGGGWRAVQDRDQFYRRRSPSPYYSRGGYRSRSRSRSYSPRRY is encoded by the exons ATGTCTACTCGGAGACGGCACATTGGGAACAGG GCAAATCCCGATCCAAACTGTTGTCTGGGAGTGTTTGGGCTGAGTCTGTACACCACAGAACGAGACCTGCGGGAGGTTTTCTCCAAGTACGGCCCCATTGCCGACGTGTCCATCGTGTACGATCAGCAGTCGCGGCGCTCCCGCGGCTTCGCCTTCGTCTACTTCGAGAACGTCGAGGATGCCAAGGAA GCAAAGGAACGTGCCAATGGAATGGAGCTGGATGGAAGAAGGATCCGGGTAGACTTCTCCATAACAAAAAGACCTCACACACCTACCCCTGGAATCTATATGGGAAGACCCACTTA TGGCAGCTCACGGCGACGAGATTACTATGACAGAGGCTACGACAGAGGCTATGATGACCGTGACTATTACAGCAGATCATACAG aggaggaggtggtggcGGCGGAGGAGGCTGGAGAGCTGTTCAGGACAGGGATCAGTTTTACAG GAGGAGGTCACCATCCCCATACTACAGCCGAGGGGGCTACAGGTCCCGGTCCAGGTCTCGGTCCTACTCACCTC GTCGCTATTAA